A window of uncultured Methanoregula sp. genomic DNA:
ATGTCCTTTCCGATCTCGGTTTCATCGGCCCATGCTATGACGTACTCCGGGAAATGGCCGTTTGTGCGGATCCGGGGGTTTGCAATCTCTGTATTGAACCGGCCGGTCCGGTCGACAACGCAGGTGCAGAGGAGTTCGGCAAGAAGATCGATGAGACCCGAACCGCAGATCCCTCTCGGCTTGATCCCGTTGATGGTGGAATATTTCGGCCTGAGCGTTCCCGGGTCGATCGAGATCTTCTCGATCGCGCCGGGGTTTGCCCGCATGCCGAAGAGGACTTCCCCGCCCTCGAGGGCCGGGCCGGCTGCTCCGGCGCAGGAGAACATCCATTCCTTATTGCCAAGCACGACTTCAAAGTTGGTTCCAATATCGATGAGGAGCGAGATCTCTTCCCGCTCACCCATGCCGCAGGCAAGGATGTCGGCAATGATGTCCCCCCCGATGAAATCGCTGACTGCCGGGAAGAAAAAAACCCCCCCGTTCGGGTTGACCGTGATGCCGATCCGTCCTGCTGCAACCGAGAGGGCCCGGCGCACGACCGGAACATATGGTTCGGCAATCATGTACGCCGGGTCGATCCCGAGCAGCATGTGGGTCATGACCGTGTTTCCGGCAACGATCACTTCGTACACGTCCTCCCGGTCGATCCCGGCCGAGTTGGAGGCCGTGGTGATGGCCTGGTTGATGCTCTCGGCAGCGAGCGCCTGGAGTTTTGCAAGGCCATTCTTCCGGGCAAAGTTCACTCGTGCCAGGATATCTTCCCCGCAGCTGATCTGCTTGTTGTAGTTCGAAGCAACGCTCACGACCTTGCCGGTCACGAGATCCCAGAGATAGACAACGACCGTGGTTGACCCGAGATCCACGGCAGCGCCGAAGACGCGTTTCGAAGTGTCGTTCTCCTGGAGGTCGATCAGACGGTAGCCCCCGGGAACGAGGCCTATGGTGCCGGTCACTTTCCAGTCGCTGTGCCGGAGAATGCCCGGGATCTCCCGGAGCACTTCGAGCGGGGCATACATCTGCTCGGCAACGGGACCCCCGCTTTTCTGGATGCCCCAGAGGAGCCGGGAGAGATCCGGTGACGGGTCGCTCAGGGTCGGGGGCTGGAGTTCCACGTAATATTTCTTGACTGATGGCCGGAAATCGATGGCCTGTTCGAGCCCTTCGACCAGGATCTTCTGCTCCTGGATGAGCGTGTGCTCGGGAACCACCACATGGAGATCGCCCTGCACAAGGGTCTCGCAGGCGAGGCAGGCGCCTTTTGCCAGCTCGGCTTCCGTGAAGAACCGACCGTACTTCTGCCGGTCGAACTCGGTCTTTCCGGACTGGATGAAGACAACGCACTTGCCGCACTTGCCCTGGCCGCCGCAGACCACGTTCATGTTCAGGCCTGCCCGCTGGGCTGCGTCAAGGATGGTCGTGCCCCGGGGAACCTCTATCTTCCGGTAACTCGGGAGGAAGGTTACGGTGCGCATTTACTGTTTCCACTCCTCGTGCAGGAACTCGCCGATCTCGGCTGCATCGCGGGGACCTACCAGCACTTTCCAGCCGGTGGCATCCTCGATCCTGCCCGAGAGCGGGGATGCGTAGCCGGGGATGATCAGTTTCCGGTGGGTAACTTCATTCTCGACTGCGAACTTTTTGATGGAATCCCTCACCAGCATCTCCGAGAGTTTCCCGGCAGCAACCGCGGTCAGGACCGAGAGCCCTTCCGTGTCCACGATCAGCATGAAGCAGGGAACCCGGGTGGATTCAAGATACCCCTGGAGCGTGAAGAACGTGAGCGAGAAATTCACGGTCATCAGGACCGGTGCGTTCTTGTCCGGTGTCCCTACCCGGTACAGGCCGGGGTTCATCTGGATCGGTTTCTGGGGATCGGTGTAGATGTTCTGCCTCAGGGTGAGCGCGGCCTTGGCCGGGCCCGGGGTGAGTGGGGAGGTGACGATTACCGAGGCGAATTTGGTGATACCCAGGACAAGGGAAGCATCTTCCTGGCCATTCTCGGCAGTATCCATGAAGACCGGATAGCCAAGTTCCGGAACCGTGCGGGTGATCGCAAGCTCACGGATAGCCGTTGATCGGGAGATGAACGCGCCGAGGGATTCCGGGGCAGGGTCCAGGACAAGATCCTGAACGCCCTCGGCAGTACAGTCTTTAACCAGCTGTACGAGTCCTT
This region includes:
- a CDS encoding ASKHA domain-containing protein: MRTVTFLPSYRKIEVPRGTTILDAAQRAGLNMNVVCGGQGKCGKCVVFIQSGKTEFDRQKYGRFFTEAELAKGACLACETLVQGDLHVVVPEHTLIQEQKILVEGLEQAIDFRPSVKKYYVELQPPTLSDPSPDLSRLLWGIQKSGGPVAEQMYAPLEVLREIPGILRHSDWKVTGTIGLVPGGYRLIDLQENDTSKRVFGAAVDLGSTTVVVYLWDLVTGKVVSVASNYNKQISCGEDILARVNFARKNGLAKLQALAAESINQAITTASNSAGIDREDVYEVIVAGNTVMTHMLLGIDPAYMIAEPYVPVVRRALSVAAGRIGITVNPNGGVFFFPAVSDFIGGDIIADILACGMGEREEISLLIDIGTNFEVVLGNKEWMFSCAGAAGPALEGGEVLFGMRANPGAIEKISIDPGTLRPKYSTINGIKPRGICGSGLIDLLAELLCTCVVDRTGRFNTEIANPRIRTNGHFPEYVIAWADETEIGKDIVITENDIKNLIMSKASIHAACLTLMKEAGVTRHEISTIYFAGAFGNYIDKKNATIIGLIPEIPFEQIRNMGNGAVAGANIALINRRTRKTLDEIAFRIAYIELNAENAFMDEYTSSTFLPHTDLALFPMVQKLVESCRIRKE
- the acsC gene encoding acetyl-CoA decarbonylase/synthase complex subunit gamma, with amino-acid sequence MALKALDIYKLLPKKNCKECGDPTCLTFAMKLAGGKADVDLCPYLSEEAKSVLGASTRPPIRLVKVGVGVRSFKVGEEFVLYRHDKTFYHPPGIVFRVLDTMTDAEIIATTERVRDETFTRVGSDLRFNGIAIENASGSPETFARAVATVESVEAHLPPVLIAKDPAAHKAALVHCGTYRPLIHAATAENFRDMCAIAKLHGCPLVVRAATLEGLVQLVKDCTAEGVQDLVLDPAPESLGAFISRSTAIRELAITRTVPELGYPVFMDTAENGQEDASLVLGITKFASVIVTSPLTPGPAKAALTLRQNIYTDPQKPIQMNPGLYRVGTPDKNAPVLMTVNFSLTFFTLQGYLESTRVPCFMLIVDTEGLSVLTAVAAGKLSEMLVRDSIKKFAVENEVTHRKLIIPGYASPLSGRIEDATGWKVLVGPRDAAEIGEFLHEEWKQ